The Myxococcota bacterium genome has a segment encoding these proteins:
- a CDS encoding efflux RND transporter periplasmic adaptor subunit encodes MRTPRSIAAALALAATASLLAACSADEAADTAAEGELVAVEPVVAIDFTERITATGELRATNHADIAAEVDGRVTELLAEEGAAVAEGAALLELDPARRKLDLAAARARVAEERANEENQRREVARLRELRRNDIASTSALDRAETALRLAESRLAGAQAELGVAERALAEATVRAPFGGMVVMRKVSLGEYVQLGTPLVELVALDPIEVVFNVAEVDSARVAKGQMVRVEVAPFPDETFAATVDVVSPTIDPATRTLRVKARLENPDGRLRPGLFARADLGIADRRGVAVVSDQAVLQRTDGSVVFTVTPADMRAHRRLIEVGGFREGRIEVASGIGAGELVVVRGQSGLVDGQLVRFSVDSKTADGTPSLARDGEPDEVPVP; translated from the coding sequence ATGCGGACCCCCCGATCCATCGCCGCCGCCCTCGCGCTGGCGGCCACCGCGAGCCTGCTCGCCGCCTGCTCCGCCGACGAGGCCGCGGACACCGCGGCCGAGGGCGAGCTCGTCGCCGTCGAGCCCGTCGTCGCCATCGACTTCACCGAGCGCATCACCGCGACGGGCGAGCTGCGGGCCACGAACCACGCCGACATCGCCGCCGAGGTCGACGGGCGCGTCACGGAGCTCCTCGCCGAGGAGGGCGCGGCCGTCGCCGAGGGCGCCGCGCTGCTCGAGCTCGACCCCGCGCGGCGCAAGCTCGACCTCGCGGCGGCGCGCGCGCGCGTGGCCGAGGAGCGCGCCAACGAGGAGAACCAGCGCCGCGAGGTGGCGCGCCTGCGCGAGCTCCGCCGCAACGACATCGCCTCGACGTCCGCGCTCGACCGCGCCGAGACGGCGCTGCGCCTCGCCGAGTCGCGGCTCGCCGGCGCGCAGGCCGAGCTCGGCGTCGCCGAGCGCGCGCTCGCGGAGGCGACGGTGCGCGCGCCCTTCGGCGGCATGGTCGTGATGCGCAAGGTGAGCCTCGGCGAGTACGTGCAGCTGGGGACGCCGCTCGTCGAGCTCGTCGCGCTCGACCCGATCGAGGTCGTGTTCAACGTCGCGGAGGTCGACTCGGCGCGCGTCGCGAAGGGCCAGATGGTGCGCGTCGAGGTGGCGCCGTTCCCCGACGAGACGTTCGCGGCCACCGTCGACGTCGTGTCGCCGACGATCGACCCGGCGACGCGCACGCTGCGCGTGAAGGCGCGGCTCGAGAACCCGGACGGTCGCCTGCGCCCGGGCCTCTTCGCGCGCGCCGACCTCGGCATCGCCGATCGCCGCGGCGTCGCGGTCGTGTCCGACCAGGCCGTCCTCCAGCGCACGGACGGCTCGGTCGTCTTCACGGTGACGCCGGCCGACATGCGCGCGCACCGCCGGCTCATCGAGGTGGGCGGCTTCCGCGAGGGCCGCATCGAGGTCGCGTCCGGCATCGGCGCCGGCGAGCTCGTCGTCGTGCGCGGCCAGTCGGGCCTCGTCGACGGCCAGCTCGTGCGCTTCTCGGTCGACTCGAAGACCGCCGACGGCACGCCCTCGCTCGCGCGCGACGGGGAGCCCGACGAGGTTCCGGTCCCGTGA
- a CDS encoding efflux RND transporter permease subunit, with translation MTLSDVSIERPVLTWMIVIALATFGVLGYQRTGVDQYPEMEMPTISVLASLDGATPEGIEEDVTDVLEEQLFSISGVKTLRSTSLQGAAMLEVEFVLGTDLDVAVQDVRDQVAQAMHFLPKGMEMPTVNRRRTGGMPLMYVPIFSERSVVEISEFVDRVIQPKIESIPGVAAAMVLGDRERNIRIWLDGDAMRARGLAANDVLAALQREHVDRPAGYLEGPGIEWAVKTDAEFRSVEELERMVVRFEDDAPVYLRDVARVEDGEEDYRSIIRFNGTETVAIGIVKQSDANAVDVARLCFARLEEIRRILPPDVRMADRDAILDFSKSIVEAVAETQFALAFGAVLAVFVVFVFLRRSRPTFIIAAAIPLSVIGTFGLVWVAGNTLNTMTLLGLTLAIGVVIDDAIIVLENIERHRESGKSAREAARDGTREITFAAAAATFSVAAVFIPVVFADGFVGAFLSEFGFTVAGSVILSLLVALTLTPMLAARMPPPAPRRPGGVYDRLEAMFTGLETGYRRVLDLSLAHRAATFAVAIASLGLAVVFGRMLGAEFFPPSDGGLVFVQFEAPVGSSLEHTVELLKTNEAVALALPETRGVFSEVGYGGSRGVGMPSAGAVNINMGSPRGRERSTHELMPIIRAKLKEIPGQKVSVVDPFGSMSSSNAMFETQILGSLSLEQLDDLASKMVRELEQRGGFVDVDSNLDLGLPELRVVPDREKAAALGIDAATLAQVIQLTIGGLDVGVFKEEGRRYDIRMKIDDAERRSPSAIDDLYVRGRSGEVVELRNLVRLVPGAAASQISRTDRQRSVTITSNLDGITLAEAVRAAEDVAKRVLPEGVQLAESGEAEFMRESFAQFGLMLVLAILAIYMVLASQFESFLLPLSVMLALPFAMVGALGGLWLASLFGMSGMTFNMFSLIGMILLAGLVTKNSILLVDYANQLHREEGKSPLEAMRIAAPIRMRPVLMTAFSMIFGVLPAALGIGPGSETRAPMAVATAAGMFSSMMLTLLVVPVFYVSLERFSERVRVLARRRGAAREAAVEEGARGARA, from the coding sequence GTGACGCTCTCCGACGTCTCGATCGAGCGCCCGGTCCTCACGTGGATGATCGTGATCGCGCTCGCGACGTTCGGCGTGCTCGGCTACCAGCGCACGGGCGTCGACCAGTATCCCGAGATGGAGATGCCGACCATCTCCGTCCTCGCGTCGCTCGACGGCGCGACGCCGGAGGGCATCGAGGAGGACGTCACCGACGTCCTCGAGGAGCAGCTCTTCTCGATCTCGGGCGTGAAGACGCTCCGGTCCACCTCGCTCCAGGGCGCGGCGATGCTCGAGGTCGAGTTCGTGCTCGGCACCGATCTCGACGTCGCCGTCCAGGACGTGCGCGACCAGGTCGCGCAGGCCATGCACTTCCTCCCGAAGGGCATGGAGATGCCGACGGTGAACCGCCGGCGCACGGGCGGCATGCCGCTCATGTACGTGCCCATCTTCTCGGAGCGCTCGGTGGTCGAGATCTCCGAGTTCGTCGACCGCGTCATCCAGCCGAAGATCGAGTCGATCCCGGGCGTGGCGGCCGCGATGGTGCTCGGCGACCGCGAGCGCAACATCCGCATCTGGCTCGACGGCGACGCGATGCGCGCGCGCGGCCTCGCGGCGAACGACGTGCTCGCGGCGCTGCAGCGCGAGCACGTCGACCGTCCGGCCGGCTATCTCGAAGGCCCGGGCATCGAGTGGGCCGTGAAGACGGACGCCGAGTTCCGGTCGGTCGAGGAGCTCGAGCGCATGGTCGTCCGCTTCGAGGACGACGCCCCCGTCTACCTGCGCGACGTCGCGCGCGTCGAGGACGGCGAGGAGGACTACCGCTCGATCATCCGCTTCAACGGCACCGAGACCGTCGCGATCGGGATCGTCAAGCAGTCCGATGCGAACGCGGTCGACGTCGCGCGCCTGTGCTTCGCGCGGCTCGAGGAGATCCGCAGGATCCTGCCGCCCGACGTCCGCATGGCCGATCGCGACGCGATCCTCGACTTCTCGAAGAGCATCGTCGAGGCCGTGGCCGAGACGCAGTTCGCGCTCGCGTTCGGCGCCGTGCTCGCCGTGTTCGTCGTGTTCGTCTTCCTGCGCCGCTCCCGGCCGACGTTCATCATCGCCGCGGCGATCCCGCTGTCGGTGATCGGCACGTTCGGCCTCGTCTGGGTCGCCGGCAACACGCTCAACACGATGACGCTGCTCGGCCTCACGCTCGCGATCGGCGTCGTGATCGACGACGCGATCATCGTGCTCGAGAACATCGAGCGGCACCGCGAGTCGGGGAAGTCGGCGCGCGAGGCGGCGCGCGACGGCACGCGCGAGATCACGTTCGCGGCCGCGGCCGCGACGTTCTCGGTCGCGGCGGTGTTCATCCCCGTCGTGTTCGCCGACGGCTTCGTCGGCGCCTTCCTCTCCGAGTTCGGCTTCACCGTCGCCGGCTCGGTGATCCTCTCGCTGCTCGTGGCGCTGACGCTGACGCCGATGCTCGCGGCGCGCATGCCGCCGCCCGCACCGCGGCGGCCGGGCGGCGTCTACGACCGGCTCGAGGCGATGTTCACGGGCCTCGAGACGGGATACCGGCGCGTGCTGGATCTCTCGCTCGCGCACCGCGCCGCGACCTTCGCGGTCGCGATCGCGTCGCTCGGGCTCGCGGTCGTCTTCGGCCGCATGCTCGGCGCCGAGTTCTTCCCGCCGAGCGATGGCGGCCTCGTCTTCGTGCAGTTCGAGGCGCCGGTCGGCTCGAGCCTCGAGCACACGGTCGAGCTGCTCAAGACGAACGAGGCGGTCGCGCTCGCGCTCCCGGAGACGCGCGGCGTCTTCTCCGAGGTGGGCTACGGGGGCTCGCGCGGCGTCGGCATGCCGAGCGCCGGCGCGGTCAACATCAACATGGGCTCGCCGCGCGGTCGCGAGCGCTCGACGCACGAGCTCATGCCGATCATCCGCGCGAAGCTCAAGGAGATCCCCGGGCAGAAGGTCAGCGTCGTCGACCCGTTCGGCTCGATGAGCTCTTCGAACGCGATGTTCGAGACGCAGATCCTCGGGAGCCTCTCGCTCGAGCAGCTCGACGACCTCGCGTCGAAGATGGTGCGCGAGCTCGAGCAGCGCGGCGGCTTCGTCGACGTCGACTCGAACCTCGACCTCGGCCTGCCCGAGCTGCGCGTCGTGCCCGACCGCGAGAAGGCCGCTGCGCTCGGCATCGACGCGGCGACGCTCGCGCAGGTCATCCAGCTCACGATCGGCGGGCTCGACGTCGGCGTCTTCAAGGAGGAGGGCCGGCGCTACGACATCCGCATGAAGATCGACGACGCCGAGCGCCGCAGCCCGAGCGCGATCGACGACCTCTACGTGCGCGGGCGCTCGGGCGAGGTGGTCGAGCTGCGCAACCTCGTGCGGCTCGTTCCCGGCGCCGCGGCCTCGCAGATCTCGCGGACGGACCGGCAGCGCAGCGTCACGATCACGTCGAACCTCGACGGCATCACGCTGGCGGAGGCGGTGCGCGCCGCGGAGGACGTCGCGAAGCGCGTGCTCCCGGAGGGCGTGCAGCTCGCGGAATCCGGCGAGGCCGAGTTCATGCGCGAGAGCTTCGCGCAGTTCGGGCTGATGCTCGTGCTCGCCATCCTCGCGATCTACATGGTGCTCGCGTCGCAGTTCGAGAGCTTCCTGCTCCCGCTCTCGGTGATGCTCGCGCTCCCGTTCGCGATGGTCGGCGCGCTCGGCGGCCTGTGGCTCGCGAGCCTGTTCGGCATGAGCGGCATGACCTTCAACATGTTCAGCCTGATCGGCATGATCCTGCTGGCCGGGCTCGTCACGAAGAACTCGATCCTGCTCGTCGACTACGCCAACCAGCTCCACCGCGAAGAGGGCAAGTCGCCCCTCGAGGCGATGCGCATCGCGGCGCCCATCCGCATGCGACCCGTCCTGATGACGGCGTTCTCGATGATCTTCGGCGTGCTGCCCGCGGCGCTCGGCATCGGGCCGGGCTCGGAGACGCGCGCGCCGATGGCGGTGGCGACGGCGGCGGGGATGTTCTCGTCGATGATGCTCACGCTGCTCGTCGTGCCCGTCTTCTACGTCTCGCTCGAACGCTTCTCGGAGCGCGTGCGCGTGCTCGCGCGGCGCCGCGGCGCCGCGCGCGAGGCCGCGGTCGAGGAGGGCGCGCGCGGCGCGCGCGCCTAG
- a CDS encoding HAD family phosphatase, with amino-acid sequence MLDAVLFDYGGVFTTSPFHAVGAYGAKLGVAPQAIIETVFGSYEHDTDHPWHRLERGEVALGPAIEEIVALGRARGFEADPLEFFRAMGGGGIHEVVVACARELRAEGFRTALVTNNAAEFREHWRRSLPLDELFDVVVDSSEEGVRKPDPRIFERALERLGGVAPSRAAFLDDHPGNIAAAQGLGIRGVLVGPEPAHAVAELDALLGRGRARA; translated from the coding sequence GTGCTCGACGCAGTGCTCTTCGACTACGGCGGCGTCTTCACGACGTCGCCCTTCCACGCGGTGGGCGCCTACGGAGCGAAGCTCGGCGTCGCGCCGCAGGCGATCATCGAGACCGTCTTCGGCTCGTACGAGCACGACACCGACCACCCCTGGCACCGCCTCGAGCGCGGCGAGGTCGCGCTCGGGCCCGCGATCGAGGAGATCGTCGCGCTCGGCCGCGCGCGCGGCTTCGAGGCGGACCCGCTCGAGTTCTTCCGCGCGATGGGCGGCGGCGGCATCCACGAGGTCGTCGTCGCCTGCGCGCGCGAGCTGCGCGCCGAGGGCTTCCGCACGGCGCTCGTCACGAACAACGCGGCGGAGTTCCGCGAGCACTGGCGCCGGAGCCTCCCGCTCGACGAGCTCTTCGACGTCGTCGTCGACTCGAGCGAGGAGGGCGTGCGCAAGCCCGACCCGCGCATCTTCGAGCGCGCGCTCGAGCGGCTCGGCGGCGTCGCGCCGTCGCGCGCGGCCTTCCTCGACGACCACCCTGGCAACATCGCGGCCGCGCAGGGGCTCGGGATCCGCGGCGTGCTCGTGGGCCCCGAGCCCGCGCACGCCGTCGCCGAGCTCGACGCGCTGCTCGGGCGCGGACGCGCGCGGGCGTGA
- a CDS encoding PaaI family thioesterase: MTDAEGARPHVGANRWNEAIGVVIDEVRDDLVRAHVEAGPRHHQPYGVVHGGAWCSIVEEVASTGAGMLALRRDGAGVLGVSNQTDFLRSHSTGRLEVTARPLHAGRRQQLWEVRIERASDGVLVARGQVRFQVLDELPGARRERLARGEEGGAP, translated from the coding sequence GTGACGGACGCGGAGGGCGCGCGGCCCCACGTGGGCGCGAACCGCTGGAACGAGGCGATCGGCGTCGTGATCGACGAGGTGCGCGACGATCTCGTGCGCGCGCACGTCGAGGCCGGGCCGCGCCACCACCAGCCGTACGGCGTCGTCCACGGCGGCGCGTGGTGCTCGATCGTCGAGGAGGTGGCGAGCACGGGCGCGGGCATGCTCGCGCTGCGGCGCGACGGCGCGGGCGTGCTCGGCGTGTCGAACCAGACGGACTTCCTGCGCTCGCACTCGACCGGCCGGCTCGAGGTGACGGCGCGGCCGCTGCACGCGGGGCGCCGCCAGCAGCTCTGGGAGGTGCGCATCGAGCGCGCGAGCGACGGCGTGCTCGTCGCGCGCGGGCAGGTGCGCTTCCAGGTGCTCGACGAGCTGCCCGGCGCGCGCCGCGAGCGCCTCGCGCGCGGGGAGGAAGGAGGCGCGCCGTGA
- a CDS encoding TIGR03619 family F420-dependent LLM class oxidoreductase has product MKFGVNLGLLHPSVWPELASAADECGFESLWLPEHLVFPVEQRGRLRRGEAHAPVPPSTPLYDAPAYLCYLAARTRRIRLGTNVYLLGIRHPFVAARAFATLDVVSDGRAEVGIGAGWCTSEFEAAGIDPATRGRRLDECADVCIRLWTEREIAHRGEFHAFEPVMFEPKPVQRPHPPISVGGEAPVALRRAVRLGGWIGMQAGLDHVRAQVARLRALEREAGVPEGSTCVTVPARIASDADVEAYAEAGVHRVIPELGGRSRDAAETARAFARRFVNT; this is encoded by the coding sequence GTGAAGTTCGGCGTGAACCTCGGCCTGCTCCACCCGAGCGTCTGGCCGGAGCTCGCGAGCGCCGCCGACGAGTGCGGGTTCGAGTCGCTCTGGCTCCCCGAGCACCTCGTCTTCCCCGTCGAGCAGCGCGGCCGCCTGCGCCGCGGCGAGGCGCACGCGCCCGTTCCGCCGTCGACGCCGCTCTACGACGCGCCCGCCTATCTCTGCTACCTCGCCGCGCGCACGCGGCGGATCCGGCTCGGCACGAACGTCTACCTGCTCGGCATCCGCCATCCCTTCGTCGCCGCGCGCGCGTTCGCGACGCTCGACGTCGTGTCGGACGGGCGCGCCGAAGTCGGCATCGGCGCGGGCTGGTGCACGAGCGAGTTCGAGGCCGCGGGCATCGACCCGGCGACGCGCGGGCGGCGGCTCGACGAGTGCGCGGACGTCTGCATCCGCCTGTGGACCGAGCGCGAGATCGCGCACCGCGGCGAGTTCCACGCCTTCGAGCCCGTGATGTTCGAGCCGAAGCCCGTGCAGCGACCGCACCCGCCGATCTCGGTCGGCGGCGAGGCGCCGGTGGCGCTGCGCCGCGCGGTGCGGCTCGGCGGCTGGATCGGCATGCAGGCGGGCCTCGACCACGTGCGCGCGCAGGTCGCGCGCCTGCGCGCGCTCGAGCGCGAGGCGGGCGTGCCCGAGGGCTCGACCTGCGTCACCGTCCCGGCGCGCATCGCGAGCGACGCCGACGTCGAGGCGTACGCCGAGGCCGGCGTGCACCGTGTGATCCCCGAGCTCGGGGGTCGCTCGCGCGACGCGGCGGAGACGGCGCGGGCGTTCGCACGGCGCTTCGTGAACACCTAG
- a CDS encoding HIT family protein — protein sequence MATVFDRILDGELPSHEVYADEHVYAFLDINPISLGHTLVIPRERRAFLHELSDEAGAAIGRALPRIARAVMAATGAENYNVLQNNGAPAHQAVYHVHFHVIPKLDGEGLGVGWKPRALEAATAERLLERMRASLAKER from the coding sequence GTGGCGACCGTCTTCGACAGGATCCTCGACGGCGAGCTGCCGTCCCACGAGGTGTACGCCGACGAGCACGTCTACGCGTTCCTCGACATCAACCCCATCTCGCTCGGCCACACGCTCGTGATCCCGCGCGAGCGCAGGGCCTTCCTGCACGAGCTCTCGGACGAGGCGGGCGCGGCGATCGGCCGCGCGCTGCCGCGCATCGCGCGCGCCGTCATGGCCGCGACGGGCGCCGAGAACTACAACGTGCTGCAGAACAACGGCGCGCCCGCGCACCAGGCCGTCTACCACGTGCACTTCCACGTGATCCCGAAGCTCGACGGCGAGGGCCTCGGCGTCGGCTGGAAGCCGCGCGCCCTCGAGGCCGCGACGGCCGAGCGCCTGCTCGAGCGCATGCGCGCGTCGCTCGCGAAGGAGCGCTAG
- a CDS encoding MaoC/PaaZ C-terminal domain-containing protein, translated as MPVDREKALANPPRAGQGSYGKDDVILYHLGLGAGDPPTAANELEYTYEKNLKVLPTFAVVANTGSGSFMGMDGLDFDRRMMLHGEQEIVLHKPLPPEAKITSEMRVKELYDKGNAALLIMETNAKDESGDALFTSLISLFLRGEGGFGGPNAPKVGNEAPDRAPDGVIEVATLPQQALLYRLSGDKNPLHADPEFAKMAGFDKPIIHGLCSYGIVCKAIVDHVLGGDVAKVAGYAARFAGVAFPGETYLVSYWKEGGKILVAAHSKDRDGAKIISNAAITLRS; from the coding sequence ATGCCGGTCGATCGTGAGAAGGCGCTCGCCAACCCGCCGCGCGCGGGCCAGGGGAGCTACGGCAAGGACGACGTCATCCTCTACCACCTCGGTCTCGGCGCGGGCGATCCGCCGACCGCCGCGAACGAGCTCGAGTACACCTACGAGAAGAACCTGAAGGTGCTGCCCACGTTCGCCGTCGTCGCGAACACCGGCAGCGGCAGCTTCATGGGAATGGACGGGCTCGACTTCGACCGGCGCATGATGCTGCACGGCGAGCAGGAGATCGTGCTCCACAAGCCGCTCCCGCCCGAGGCGAAGATCACGAGCGAGATGCGCGTGAAGGAGCTCTACGACAAGGGCAACGCCGCGCTGCTCATCATGGAGACGAACGCGAAGGACGAGAGCGGCGATGCGCTGTTCACGAGCCTGATCTCGCTCTTCTTGCGCGGCGAGGGCGGCTTCGGCGGGCCGAACGCGCCGAAGGTCGGCAACGAGGCGCCCGACCGCGCGCCCGACGGCGTGATCGAGGTCGCGACGCTGCCGCAGCAGGCGCTGCTCTACCGCCTGTCCGGCGACAAGAACCCGCTCCACGCCGACCCCGAGTTCGCGAAGATGGCGGGCTTCGACAAGCCGATCATCCACGGCCTCTGCTCGTACGGCATCGTGTGCAAGGCCATCGTCGACCACGTGCTCGGCGGCGACGTCGCGAAGGTGGCGGGCTACGCCGCGCGCTTCGCGGGCGTCGCGTTCCCGGGCGAGACGTACCTCGTGTCGTACTGGAAGGAGGGCGGCAAGATCCTCGTCGCCGCCCACTCGAAGGACCGCGACGGCGCGAAGATCATCTCGAACGCCGCGATCACCCTGCGAAGCTAG